A genome region from Maridesulfovibrio salexigens DSM 2638 includes the following:
- a CDS encoding FCD domain-containing protein yields MKLSLTPELEKIINGKIETGQYQDGSEVIREALRFMLSHEKFVHKVSNQVDHVEIPLTENINSATDTAEPPSSISPNQFCPDSFFSEYKKRSSVEHVFDHLRENIYRGELKPGELLISAKRIAELMKVSLLSVDEAIKLLVKYGYLEKRKDNEYYVSSVEEHNPLQLFSSVMTPQKSSLDELLEVRLGLETYGVGLAVDRADERDIKFMQEALKELTLGRPDKNKAQEADIKFHMGIAFSTHNLVHIELIRRFYDYMFHSISTLHSLLYEESHNLEIIDQHHYKILDAIIGRDKKSAERYMLQHILFLKSFIKEKNLSRV; encoded by the coding sequence ATGAAATTGTCTCTTACGCCCGAGCTTGAAAAGATAATCAACGGGAAAATAGAAACAGGGCAGTATCAGGATGGAAGTGAAGTAATCCGTGAAGCTTTACGTTTCATGCTGTCCCATGAAAAGTTTGTTCATAAAGTGAGCAATCAAGTTGATCATGTTGAAATTCCATTAACGGAAAATATAAACTCTGCGACAGATACTGCCGAGCCTCCCTCTTCAATATCACCAAACCAGTTTTGTCCTGACAGTTTTTTTTCAGAATACAAGAAGAGGTCAAGCGTAGAGCATGTTTTTGATCATTTGCGGGAGAATATTTATCGTGGCGAATTAAAGCCGGGGGAATTGCTTATTTCCGCAAAAAGAATCGCGGAGTTGATGAAGGTTTCTCTTCTGTCAGTTGATGAGGCGATAAAGCTGCTGGTTAAATACGGATACCTGGAGAAAAGGAAGGACAATGAGTATTATGTGAGTTCGGTAGAAGAGCATAATCCTCTTCAGTTGTTCTCGTCCGTCATGACGCCTCAAAAATCTTCTCTGGATGAACTTCTGGAAGTCCGCCTTGGGCTGGAAACATATGGAGTAGGGCTTGCCGTAGATAGAGCCGATGAACGCGATATCAAATTCATGCAGGAGGCTTTGAAAGAGCTGACACTTGGCCGCCCTGACAAGAATAAAGCTCAGGAAGCGGACATTAAATTCCATATGGGAATAGCCTTTTCAACACATAATCTGGTCCACATAGAATTGATAAGGCGTTTTTACGACTACATGTTTCACAGCATCAGCACCTTGCATTCGCTGCTCTATGAAGAATCACATAACTTAGAGATTATTGATCAGCATCATTATAAAATTTTAGACGCTATCATAGGCAGAGATAAGAAAAGTGCTGAACGCTACATGCTGCAGCACATCCTTTTCTTGAAGTCGTTTATTAAAGAGAAGAACTTAAGTCGCGTCTAA
- a CDS encoding DUF169 domain-containing protein: MTMQSILDDTKTFMDHLGLGEEPFGVFYSDTKPENGYGPKKGIPISRELEESGKLDMQEVMKTFSCVIGNIWLARKKRGAAYISAEEYGCPGGVYYCSMMKPHLRFIEHYVSTGFEGTPLHGERYMSNPDAMREFMLKVNPRKAPAKYCIFKPLSQFSDAEKPEFVIFFARPEILTGLFTQTVFTTGDMECVVSPFGAGCTNILGWPLYYKEQGLEKAVLGGMDPSARKFMKTDELTFTVPLGLYEKMLAALPDSMFNHETDWKSVRKKVDRSAKAWGEEG; the protein is encoded by the coding sequence ATGACAATGCAATCCATTCTTGATGACACCAAGACCTTCATGGATCATTTGGGGTTGGGCGAAGAACCTTTCGGAGTTTTTTACAGCGATACCAAACCGGAAAATGGATATGGTCCCAAAAAGGGAATCCCTATCTCCCGTGAATTGGAAGAAAGCGGTAAACTGGACATGCAGGAAGTCATGAAGACCTTCTCCTGTGTCATTGGCAACATTTGGCTGGCAAGAAAGAAACGTGGTGCAGCGTATATTTCAGCTGAAGAATACGGCTGTCCTGGAGGAGTCTATTACTGTTCCATGATGAAACCGCATCTTCGGTTCATTGAGCACTATGTTTCTACCGGTTTTGAAGGTACGCCCCTGCATGGAGAGCGGTATATGTCCAACCCGGATGCAATGCGGGAATTCATGCTCAAGGTGAATCCGCGCAAGGCTCCCGCTAAATATTGCATCTTCAAGCCTTTGTCTCAGTTTTCCGATGCTGAGAAACCGGAGTTCGTGATCTTTTTTGCCCGTCCTGAAATTTTAACCGGACTCTTCACCCAAACTGTGTTCACAACCGGGGACATGGAATGTGTTGTATCTCCTTTCGGCGCAGGTTGTACCAATATTCTGGGCTGGCCGCTCTATTACAAGGAGCAGGGATTGGAAAAGGCTGTGCTGGGCGGTATGGACCCATCAGCCAGAAAATTCATGAAAACAGATGAGCTTACTTTCACCGTCCCCTTGGGCTTGTATGAGAAAATGCTCGCTGCTTTGCCGGATTCCATGTTCAATCATGAAACTGATTGGAAGAGCGTGCGCAAAAAAGTGGATCGTAGCGCCAAGGCTTGGGGCGAAGAAGGATAA
- a CDS encoding ABC transporter ATP-binding protein: MTALLEVKNIDKFYDQFHAVKNVTFSLEKGEIGCLLGPSGCGKTTLLRTIAGFEDLATGSISIAGQMVAGEQTIPPERRNIGMVFQDYALFPHLTVSENIAFGIEQLSSGEKSKRIADLLKTVELEGAGNKYPHELSGGQQQRVALARALAPEPKLLLMDEPFSNLDVALRENLSTEIREILKARSITALMVTHNQNEAFAMADKVGVLSCGCMEQWDTPHSIYHHPSNPTVAGFVGEGVFINASITEKGHIQCALGTLKADTDLNFDNGAQAKLLIRPEDVIHNDDSPYGAEILSRTFRGPNILYKLKLDNGEQILSLVPSHHQHAVGQRIGIYQEVEDLVLFPADSSMDAGQQCPR; this comes from the coding sequence ATGACTGCTCTGTTAGAAGTAAAGAATATTGATAAATTTTATGATCAATTCCACGCAGTAAAGAATGTCACTTTCTCCCTTGAAAAAGGAGAAATAGGCTGCCTGCTGGGACCCAGCGGTTGCGGGAAAACCACTCTGCTCCGAACCATTGCCGGCTTTGAGGATCTTGCAACAGGTTCCATTTCTATTGCAGGGCAAATGGTTGCCGGAGAGCAGACTATTCCACCGGAAAGAAGAAACATCGGTATGGTTTTTCAGGACTACGCCCTTTTTCCGCACCTTACCGTCAGCGAAAACATTGCCTTTGGTATAGAGCAGCTGTCTTCAGGTGAAAAATCAAAGCGCATTGCAGACCTCCTTAAAACCGTGGAACTCGAAGGCGCAGGAAACAAATATCCTCACGAGCTTTCAGGAGGCCAGCAACAAAGGGTTGCGCTTGCCCGCGCCCTTGCGCCGGAACCGAAGCTACTTCTCATGGACGAACCTTTTTCCAATCTGGATGTCGCCCTGCGGGAAAACCTTTCCACTGAGATCAGGGAGATTTTGAAAGCCCGTTCAATCACAGCCCTTATGGTTACCCACAACCAGAACGAAGCTTTTGCCATGGCGGACAAAGTCGGTGTGCTTTCCTGTGGATGTATGGAGCAGTGGGATACTCCCCACTCCATATACCATCATCCGAGCAACCCAACTGTAGCCGGTTTCGTGGGAGAGGGAGTATTCATCAACGCATCCATTACCGAAAAAGGCCACATACAGTGCGCCTTGGGAACCTTGAAAGCCGATACTGATTTAAATTTTGACAACGGTGCTCAGGCTAAACTGCTCATCCGTCCTGAGGACGTAATCCATAATGACGACAGCCCCTACGGAGCAGAAATATTATCAAGGACATTCCGCGGCCCGAACATTCTCTACAAGCTCAAGCTTGATAATGGTGAACAGATTCTGTCACTGGTCCCCAGCCATCACCAACATGCCGTGGGACAGCGAATCGGCATATACCAAGAGGTGGAAGACCTTGTCCTTTTTCCGGCTGACAGCAGCATGGATGCCGGACAGCAATGTCCAAGATAA
- a CDS encoding Fe(3+) ABC transporter substrate-binding protein, giving the protein MKKLITLAITAIMVAAWSAAAFATEVVVYSARKEHLIKPLFDAYTAETGVKVKYITGKAGALLERIKAEGANTPADLFITVDAGNLWHAANEGVLAPVKSETLEKNVPAHLRDPENRWAGLSVRARTIVYNKDKVSPEELSTYEALGDSKWKGRLLLRTSKKVYNQSLVASFIAEKGEAETENIVKSWVANLPVVPFSSDTKALEAVLAGVGDVAVVNTYYFGRLLKKNPDLPLAIFWPNQKTSGVHMNVSGAGVTTHAKHKEEALKLLEWLSSEKAQGKFASLNMEYPVNPEVKTDPVVAAWGEFKGNPMNVSKYGEYQAEAIKLMDRAGYK; this is encoded by the coding sequence ATGAAAAAACTTATTACCCTTGCTATCACAGCAATTATGGTCGCGGCATGGTCCGCAGCAGCATTTGCAACTGAAGTAGTTGTATACTCTGCACGTAAAGAACATCTCATCAAACCGCTCTTTGACGCCTATACTGCGGAAACCGGAGTCAAAGTAAAATACATCACCGGTAAAGCCGGAGCCCTGCTCGAAAGAATCAAGGCTGAAGGTGCAAACACCCCCGCAGATCTTTTTATCACTGTTGATGCCGGTAACCTCTGGCATGCAGCAAACGAAGGTGTGCTGGCACCTGTAAAATCGGAAACTCTTGAAAAAAATGTTCCCGCTCATCTGCGTGATCCTGAAAACCGCTGGGCCGGACTTTCTGTACGCGCACGCACAATCGTATATAACAAAGACAAAGTTTCCCCCGAAGAACTCAGCACCTACGAAGCCCTTGGCGATTCCAAATGGAAAGGCCGCCTCTTGCTCAGAACTTCCAAAAAAGTGTACAATCAGTCCCTCGTAGCCTCCTTCATCGCGGAAAAAGGCGAAGCTGAAACTGAAAATATCGTTAAATCATGGGTAGCAAACCTTCCCGTAGTTCCCTTCTCCAGCGATACCAAGGCTCTCGAAGCTGTTCTTGCAGGAGTAGGTGACGTTGCTGTGGTCAACACCTACTACTTTGGCCGTCTGCTCAAAAAGAACCCCGATCTTCCCCTCGCAATTTTCTGGCCCAACCAGAAAACAAGCGGCGTGCACATGAACGTTTCCGGAGCGGGCGTTACCACCCATGCCAAACATAAGGAAGAAGCCCTAAAACTTCTCGAATGGCTTTCTTCTGAAAAAGCACAGGGGAAATTCGCATCCCTGAACATGGAATATCCCGTTAACCCCGAAGTTAAAACCGATCCTGTTGTCGCTGCTTGGGGAGAGTTCAAGGGCAACCCCATGAACGTTTCCAAATACGGCGAGTATCAGGCTGAAGCAATCAAACTTATGGATCGCGCCGGATACAAATAA
- a CDS encoding ABC transporter permease, producing the protein MAQEITSNAAGGAPPAPRRKIFRIKSPAWFTLAGALAVVAAVPVLVILSYLLTPNHEIWSHLAENVLGTLAVNTVLLLACIIPLTTISGVGLGWLTGACDFPGRKFFAWALVLPFAIPPYVFAFVYLGIFDFTGPVQTFIRSIFPSIGFIDIRNFGGVSVILSLAFYPYVYLMSRSAFMTQGRTAIEAARTLGHSPAKAFFKVALPMARPFIAAGLVLVCMESLADFGAVSIFNYDTFTNAIYKAWFGMFSLESAAQLSSLLAIIILTALVAEQKMRSKMRYTEAGRSNKAERLKLSGPWKWLAFSSCALVFILAFALPCIKLMQWGFEAVETDLARYFEYSLNTLLLGLAGATITTVAALALSFAKRNDPGSLMNWSTRIATLGYALPGTVLAVGIFIPAAWLDSNIASLLKPVGIDTSNMIQGSLGLMIAAYGIRFLAAGFGAVDSAIQRITPSIGEAARTMGATGISMLRRIYIPMLRKGLLTGAILVLVDVMKEMPITLMMRPFGWDTLAVKIFEYTSEGEWELAAIPAVVLILVGLFPVMLLTRQMDK; encoded by the coding sequence ATGGCTCAAGAGATTACCTCTAATGCTGCCGGGGGAGCTCCTCCAGCCCCCCGGCGGAAAATATTTCGGATCAAGTCTCCGGCATGGTTTACCCTTGCCGGAGCACTTGCTGTTGTTGCAGCGGTACCAGTACTGGTAATCCTCAGCTATCTCCTTACGCCCAATCATGAAATCTGGTCCCATCTGGCTGAGAATGTGCTGGGCACTTTAGCTGTTAATACAGTTCTGCTGCTCGCCTGCATCATTCCCCTTACCACCATAAGCGGTGTAGGCCTCGGCTGGCTGACCGGAGCCTGCGACTTTCCCGGACGCAAATTTTTCGCATGGGCACTGGTTCTTCCTTTTGCCATTCCTCCATACGTATTCGCCTTTGTTTACCTTGGAATTTTCGACTTTACCGGCCCAGTTCAAACATTCATCAGGTCCATATTTCCATCCATAGGGTTCATCGACATCCGCAACTTCGGCGGAGTATCCGTAATCCTGTCCCTTGCCTTCTATCCATACGTTTACCTGATGAGCCGCAGTGCATTTATGACCCAAGGGCGAACCGCCATTGAAGCGGCAAGAACTCTGGGCCACTCCCCGGCAAAAGCGTTTTTCAAGGTAGCCCTGCCAATGGCCCGCCCGTTCATTGCAGCCGGACTAGTGCTTGTCTGTATGGAAAGCCTCGCTGATTTCGGCGCGGTTTCCATATTCAATTACGATACCTTTACCAATGCCATCTACAAAGCATGGTTCGGCATGTTTTCCCTTGAAAGTGCGGCTCAGCTTTCTTCATTGCTGGCGATCATCATCCTGACCGCGCTGGTAGCCGAACAAAAGATGCGCTCCAAGATGCGCTACACCGAAGCCGGACGAAGCAATAAAGCAGAACGCCTTAAGTTATCAGGACCATGGAAATGGCTGGCGTTCTCAAGCTGTGCGCTGGTATTCATCCTCGCCTTTGCCCTGCCATGCATTAAACTCATGCAGTGGGGATTTGAAGCTGTTGAAACCGATCTCGCACGATATTTTGAATACAGTTTAAATACTCTGCTGCTTGGACTTGCCGGGGCAACAATTACCACTGTTGCCGCCCTTGCCCTTTCCTTTGCCAAAAGAAATGACCCCGGATCGCTTATGAACTGGTCCACCCGCATCGCCACTCTCGGATATGCACTGCCCGGAACTGTACTTGCTGTCGGTATTTTCATCCCTGCTGCATGGCTGGACAGCAACATTGCCAGCCTGCTCAAACCTGTTGGGATCGACACAAGCAACATGATCCAAGGATCGCTGGGACTTATGATCGCGGCATACGGGATACGCTTTCTAGCTGCCGGATTCGGAGCAGTGGACAGTGCCATTCAACGCATCACTCCCTCCATTGGCGAAGCAGCACGCACCATGGGTGCAACCGGAATATCCATGCTGCGCCGGATCTACATTCCCATGCTCAGGAAAGGTCTGCTCACAGGAGCAATTCTTGTGCTGGTGGATGTAATGAAAGAAATGCCTATCACTTTGATGATGCGTCCCTTCGGATGGGACACTTTGGCAGTGAAAATATTTGAATACACTTCCGAAGGGGAGTGGGAACTTGCTGCAATTCCGGCAGTGGTTCTTATCCTTGTCGGATTATTTCCGGTAATGCTGCTGACCAGGCAGATGGATAAATAG
- a CDS encoding iron-containing alcohol dehydrogenase: protein MNFEFQNPTKIIFGAGTIARLGEVVSEYGKKAMIVTGGGSVKRTGAFDKAVESLKSAGLAYVECTDVEPNPRITSVARGAKIAKDEGCDVIIALGGGSTMDAAKVMGAAALYDGNPWDMILHGQEEVYIPTETLPVITVPTLAATGSEANCGAVITNDETKIKSFIQIPLLFPKVALVDPELTVSVPQNHSAYGVCDIITHVMEGYFNGVDGTPIQDRFAEGVIINAIEYGRKAVANDENLEARAHVQWASIVALNGWVQAGVHMLAPMHMIEHALSAHHDLTHGAGLAIVGPAWMRFAAKYRPERFAQFAQRVFGLSSEGKDALTLGMEGIDAYETFLREIGCPTTLSEVNITGELFEQYAKDAALVVRDEDGKLLGRPPMTTEDIVEVLKSAL, encoded by the coding sequence ATGAATTTTGAATTCCAGAATCCTACTAAAATAATTTTCGGAGCAGGAACCATCGCCCGTCTTGGCGAAGTTGTAAGTGAATACGGCAAAAAAGCCATGATCGTAACCGGTGGCGGAAGCGTTAAGCGAACCGGAGCTTTTGACAAGGCAGTGGAAAGCCTGAAAAGCGCAGGGCTTGCCTACGTTGAGTGTACAGACGTAGAACCCAACCCGCGCATCACCTCTGTCGCCCGAGGCGCGAAGATCGCCAAAGATGAAGGCTGCGATGTAATCATTGCCCTCGGCGGCGGCAGCACCATGGACGCAGCCAAAGTCATGGGAGCAGCAGCCCTCTACGACGGCAATCCGTGGGATATGATCCTGCATGGACAGGAAGAAGTATACATCCCCACCGAAACTCTTCCGGTTATCACCGTACCCACACTTGCCGCTACAGGTTCCGAAGCCAACTGCGGTGCGGTCATCACCAATGATGAAACAAAAATCAAATCATTCATCCAGATTCCGCTGCTTTTCCCCAAAGTCGCATTAGTCGACCCGGAACTGACAGTAAGCGTACCGCAAAACCACTCAGCCTACGGCGTATGCGACATCATCACCCACGTAATGGAAGGCTACTTCAACGGTGTTGACGGAACACCGATTCAGGATCGTTTTGCAGAAGGCGTCATCATCAACGCAATTGAATACGGACGTAAAGCGGTTGCAAATGATGAGAACCTTGAAGCACGCGCTCATGTTCAATGGGCTTCCATCGTAGCCCTCAACGGCTGGGTTCAGGCCGGAGTTCACATGCTCGCTCCCATGCACATGATCGAACACGCCCTTTCCGCACACCATGATCTAACCCACGGCGCAGGTCTGGCAATTGTTGGTCCTGCATGGATGCGCTTTGCAGCAAAATACCGCCCCGAACGTTTTGCCCAGTTTGCTCAGCGCGTCTTCGGACTTTCCTCAGAAGGCAAAGACGCTTTGACTCTGGGAATGGAAGGGATTGATGCTTACGAGACCTTCCTGCGCGAAATAGGATGTCCGACCACCCTCTCTGAAGTCAATATTACCGGCGAACTCTTTGAACAGTACGCAAAAGACGCGGCCCTCGTTGTTCGCGATGAAGACGGCAAGCTGCTTGGACGCCCGCCCATGACCACAGAAGACATCGTCGAAGTGCTCAAAAGCGCACTTTAA
- a CDS encoding LysR family transcriptional regulator, which translates to MEISIPNMGIIMQDFLNDIPLLVEVARQKSFTKAAEKLNIGASTLSRRIKQLEERMGAVLFYRDTRNVELTDNGQILLDRCEFILGETQRTYESVVNNMKSPSGLVRVCMFRDLYDRNMKKALIGFADKYTDIRLELTFVEHPVDLRTEPYDAAFLIGPSIAPPLIARKLLRIEPFIYASPELFDRYPMPEMPEDLHNIPCIVLERFGSRWPMFNGKRQVTIQIEPKYKFSSVDICRDFALAGHGLTLIRRQEAEPYEREGRLIKVLPEWSGGFEHDVHIVTGSAQLPQRIRIFLDHIQEFYALL; encoded by the coding sequence ATGGAAATCTCTATTCCAAATATGGGCATAATTATGCAGGATTTTCTTAATGACATACCATTACTGGTAGAAGTGGCGCGACAAAAAAGTTTCACCAAGGCAGCGGAAAAACTCAACATTGGAGCATCGACTCTTTCCAGACGCATAAAGCAACTGGAAGAAAGGATGGGAGCCGTTCTATTCTACCGGGACACCCGTAATGTGGAACTGACTGATAACGGACAGATTCTGCTTGATCGCTGCGAGTTCATACTTGGAGAAACACAGCGGACTTATGAATCCGTTGTGAATAATATGAAAAGTCCTTCAGGGCTGGTGAGGGTATGTATGTTCCGCGATCTGTATGACCGGAACATGAAAAAAGCATTGATAGGTTTTGCCGACAAATACACGGATATCAGGCTGGAACTTACCTTTGTGGAGCATCCGGTTGATCTGCGCACGGAACCTTACGATGCTGCTTTTCTCATCGGGCCTTCTATTGCTCCGCCACTTATTGCCAGAAAGCTGCTGCGGATCGAACCTTTCATCTACGCCTCGCCGGAATTATTCGACCGTTATCCCATGCCTGAAATGCCTGAAGATCTGCACAACATCCCCTGCATTGTTCTAGAACGCTTCGGAAGTCGCTGGCCGATGTTCAATGGTAAACGGCAGGTTACGATTCAGATAGAGCCAAAGTACAAGTTCAGCTCAGTGGACATCTGCCGGGATTTCGCACTTGCCGGACATGGACTGACATTAATCAGAAGGCAGGAGGCAGAGCCATACGAAAGAGAAGGAAGATTGATAAAAGTCCTACCGGAATGGAGCGGTGGATTCGAGCATGATGTCCACATAGTCACCGGCTCAGCTCAGCTACCGCAAAGGATACGAATTTTTCTGGATCACATTCAGGAATTTTATGCTTTATTGTAG
- a CDS encoding AraC family transcriptional regulator codes for MSELVKLLEELATEDGGAVESRYKGVRFFKETEPVRVRPMIYNPGICIVASGYKMAHIGGMSFRYDAENYLVTSVAMPLECESFPSEDEPLLGLYIDIDMAQLNDLINQMNLQCKIAKLDEKDYPFGVGPSVMSEDMKDAAIKLLKALRSETEAKILAPGFVREIYYRVLCGSQAPVLYSLARGSNSFSQVARVISIMEGSYDQKFDVQQLADSANMSVSAFHKAFKEITADSPLQYLKKIRLSRAKDLIIQERMKAYLAADKVGYDSPSQFSREFKRYFGQSPADVIRETR; via the coding sequence ATGTCTGAATTAGTAAAACTGCTGGAAGAGTTGGCAACCGAAGATGGCGGTGCCGTTGAATCACGATATAAGGGCGTAAGGTTTTTTAAAGAAACTGAACCGGTCCGTGTAAGGCCGATGATATATAACCCCGGAATCTGTATTGTTGCTTCCGGGTATAAAATGGCGCACATCGGGGGGATGTCTTTCCGCTATGATGCGGAAAACTATCTGGTAACTTCTGTGGCGATGCCCTTGGAGTGCGAGTCTTTTCCCAGCGAGGATGAGCCTTTGCTAGGCCTGTATATTGATATCGATATGGCTCAGCTTAATGACCTGATCAATCAGATGAATCTTCAGTGTAAAATTGCGAAGCTTGATGAGAAGGATTATCCGTTCGGTGTCGGCCCGTCTGTCATGAGTGAAGATATGAAGGACGCAGCAATTAAGCTGCTCAAGGCCCTCCGTTCAGAAACAGAGGCAAAGATTCTTGCTCCGGGATTTGTTCGTGAAATATATTACCGGGTTCTTTGCGGCAGTCAGGCTCCGGTGCTTTATTCACTTGCTCGCGGAAGCAATTCTTTTTCACAGGTGGCTAGGGTCATCAGTATAATGGAAGGCAGCTATGATCAGAAATTTGATGTGCAGCAACTGGCTGATTCCGCGAACATGAGTGTTTCAGCCTTCCATAAGGCTTTCAAGGAAATCACTGCGGATTCACCTCTTCAGTATCTCAAGAAGATCAGGCTTTCACGAGCCAAGGATTTGATCATTCAAGAAAGGATGAAGGCTTATCTTGCAGCAGACAAGGTTGGCTATGATAGTCCTTCTCAGTTCAGCCGTGAGTTCAAGCGTTATTTCGGGCAGAGTCCGGCGGATGTGATCAGGGAGACTCGGTAA
- a CDS encoding glutamate decarboxylase → MLHEKDKIRAELLDDIYASSDLSLTMPKYKFPEEEHLPRDVYQVVHDELMLDGNSRQNLATFCSTWVDPEIHQLMDECVDKNMIDKDEYPQTAELENRCVHMLADLWNSPDAANTLGCSTTGSSEAAMLGGMAMKWRWREKMKAQGKPVDKPNMICGPVQICWHKFAKYWDVELREIPMEKDRLIMSPEEVIKRCDENTIGVVPTLGVTFTCDYEPVKEVCEALDKLQEETGLDIPVHVDGASGGFIAPFCDPDLEWDFRIKRVKSINTSGHKFGLSPLGVGWIIWRDREDLPDDLIFWVNYLGGNMPSFALNFSRPGGQIVAQYYNFLRLGKEGYRKIHQACYDTAAYIADEIDKLGVFDIVYNGRGGIPAVSWSLKEGSNPGFNCYDLSDKLRSRGWQVPAYSMPAHREDLVLMRILVRHGVSRDLGSLLIEDMKRCLDYFKKNPVTNSLGAEYGGYSHSSAK, encoded by the coding sequence ATGCTGCACGAAAAGGACAAGATAAGGGCAGAACTGCTGGATGATATTTACGCCTCATCGGACCTCTCCCTGACCATGCCCAAATACAAATTCCCTGAAGAAGAACACCTTCCCAGAGATGTGTATCAGGTAGTTCATGATGAATTGATGCTTGATGGTAACTCCCGCCAGAATCTGGCTACCTTCTGTTCCACATGGGTAGACCCTGAAATCCACCAGCTCATGGATGAGTGCGTGGACAAAAACATGATCGACAAGGATGAATATCCCCAGACGGCTGAGCTGGAAAATCGTTGTGTGCACATGCTGGCCGACCTCTGGAACTCACCTGATGCAGCAAACACCCTTGGCTGCTCCACTACAGGTTCGTCCGAGGCAGCCATGCTCGGCGGCATGGCTATGAAATGGCGCTGGCGTGAAAAGATGAAAGCCCAAGGCAAACCTGTGGACAAACCGAATATGATCTGCGGTCCGGTCCAGATCTGCTGGCATAAATTCGCAAAATACTGGGATGTTGAACTGCGCGAAATCCCCATGGAAAAGGACCGTTTGATAATGAGTCCTGAAGAAGTGATCAAACGCTGCGACGAAAACACCATAGGAGTCGTGCCTACCCTTGGAGTAACATTCACCTGTGATTACGAGCCGGTCAAAGAAGTCTGCGAAGCTTTGGACAAGCTTCAGGAAGAAACCGGACTTGATATCCCTGTCCACGTGGACGGTGCTAGCGGCGGTTTTATCGCCCCGTTCTGCGACCCGGACCTTGAGTGGGATTTCAGGATCAAACGGGTGAAATCCATCAATACTTCCGGCCATAAGTTCGGCCTTTCCCCACTCGGAGTAGGCTGGATCATCTGGCGCGACCGCGAAGACCTTCCTGATGATCTTATTTTCTGGGTCAACTATCTGGGCGGCAATATGCCTTCATTCGCCCTGAACTTTTCCAGACCCGGAGGCCAGATTGTGGCCCAGTATTACAACTTCCTGCGTCTGGGCAAAGAAGGCTACCGCAAAATACATCAGGCCTGTTATGACACTGCCGCATACATTGCCGATGAAATTGATAAGCTGGGAGTATTCGACATTGTTTACAATGGAAGAGGCGGTATTCCTGCTGTTTCATGGTCCCTGAAAGAAGGCAGCAACCCGGGATTCAACTGCTACGACCTATCAGACAAGCTGCGCTCCAGAGGCTGGCAGGTTCCGGCCTATTCCATGCCCGCCCACCGCGAAGACTTGGTGCTGATGCGCATTCTTGTTCGTCACGGTGTCAGCCGCGACCTCGGCTCGCTGCTTATCGAAGACATGAAAAGATGTCTGGATTACTTTAAAAAGAACCCGGTAACCAACTCCCTCGGAGCTGAATACGGCGGATATTCTCACAGTTCTGCCAAGTAG